A section of the Amblyomma americanum isolate KBUSLIRL-KWMA chromosome 2, ASM5285725v1, whole genome shotgun sequence genome encodes:
- the LOC144120550 gene encoding uncharacterized protein LOC144120550: MNPTLLISVACASLLFASKCSSEENQPRKANFTSATGLGTTPKISENTLQSEPGGARPTKTGSETSSTNGSIPDGSQNAATKRPRDAQTSLNSTSEGASHSDANSTVTLTPARNGASADRNGTTGYPVETSSSNASSMALPVTTPPSKKSTAHAQVEAASSPAVMTTRGASATSSGQASTIGPSANNTPAANAACPSRLSRAASLDVLVAALGALLWWGL; this comes from the exons ATGAATCCAACGCTCCTCATCTCAGTGGCCTGCGCCTCGCTCCTTTTTG CTTCCAAATGCAGTTCCGAGGAAAATCAGCCACGTAAAGCAAACTTTACAAGTGCGACCGGCCTCGGAACAACACCTAAGATTTCCGAG AACACGCTCCAATCAGAACCTGGCGGTGCTCGACCGACGAAGACAGGGAGTGAAACCAGCAGCACGAACGGCAGTATTCCAGATGGTTCGCAAAATGCTGCGACAAAGAGGCCAAGGGACGCGCAGACTTCGCTGAACTCGACCTCTGAGGGCGCCTCGCATTCTGACGCAAACAGCACTGTTACGCTCACACCCGCTAGAAACGGCGCGTCCGCAGACCGCAACGGGACGACAGGCTACCCAGTTGAAACCTCGTCGTCGAATGCTTCGAGCATGGCGCTTCCTGTCACTACGCCCCCATCCAAAAAAAGCACTGCGCACGCGCAGGTGGAAGCGGCGTCCAGTCCCGCCGTCATGACCACGCGGGGGGCTTCTGCGACTTCCAGCGGCCAAGCCAGCACGATCGGCCCCAGTGCAAACAACACCCCTGCTGCGAACGCCGCCTGCCCTTCTCGACTTTCGAGGGCCGCTTCCCTGGACGTCCTGGTCGCCGCACTCGGCGCATTGCTCTGGTGGGGCCTGTAG